A genomic window from Klebsiella quasipneumoniae subsp. quasipneumoniae includes:
- the dusA gene encoding tRNA dihydrouridine(20/20a) synthase DusA gives MMPESTSPVFPAHRFSIAPMLDWTDRHCRYFLRLLSRHTLLYTEMVTTGAIIHGKGDYLAYSEEEHPVALQLGGSDPQALAQCAKLAEARGYDEINLNVGCPSDRVQNGMFGACLMGNAQLVADCIKAMRDVVSIPVTVKTRIGIDDQDSYEFLCDFIETVSGKGECEMFIIHARKAWLSGLSPKENREIPPLDYPRVWQLKRDFPHLTMAINGGIKSLDEVRAQLEHMDGVMVGREAYQNPGILASVDREIFGVAGADADPVAVVRAMYPYIERELSKGTYLGHITRHMLGLFQGIPGARQWRRYLSENAHKAGADIAVLEQALKLVADKR, from the coding sequence ATGATGCCTGAATCAACGTCACCTGTTTTTCCTGCTCACCGCTTCTCCATCGCGCCGATGCTCGACTGGACTGACCGGCATTGCCGCTACTTCCTGCGGCTGCTGTCGCGGCATACGCTGCTGTATACCGAAATGGTGACCACCGGGGCGATTATTCACGGCAAAGGGGACTATCTGGCCTATAGCGAAGAAGAACACCCGGTTGCTCTGCAGCTCGGCGGCAGCGATCCGCAGGCCCTGGCGCAGTGCGCGAAGCTGGCCGAGGCGCGCGGCTATGATGAGATCAATCTCAACGTCGGCTGCCCCTCCGATCGGGTGCAGAACGGGATGTTTGGCGCCTGTCTGATGGGGAACGCCCAGCTGGTGGCCGACTGTATCAAAGCGATGCGCGATGTGGTGTCGATCCCGGTCACGGTGAAGACCCGTATCGGCATCGACGACCAGGATAGCTATGAATTCCTTTGCGATTTCATTGAGACGGTCTCCGGCAAGGGCGAATGTGAGATGTTTATTATTCACGCGCGCAAAGCCTGGCTCTCCGGTCTGAGCCCGAAAGAGAACCGCGAGATCCCGCCGCTGGATTACCCCCGCGTCTGGCAGCTGAAGCGCGACTTCCCCCATCTGACGATGGCGATTAACGGCGGCATCAAATCGCTGGATGAAGTCAGAGCACAGCTTGAGCATATGGATGGGGTGATGGTCGGGCGTGAGGCCTATCAGAATCCGGGCATTCTGGCTTCGGTCGACAGGGAGATTTTCGGCGTCGCCGGTGCGGATGCCGATCCCGTGGCCGTCGTGCGGGCCATGTACCCGTATATTGAGCGCGAGCTCAGCAAGGGTACTTATCTGGGCCATATCACCCGTCATATGCTGGGACTGTTTCAAGGTATCCCGGGCGCCCGGCAGTGGCGTCGCTACCTGAGCGAGAATGCGCATAAAGCCGGCGCCGATATTGCGGTGCTGGAGCAGGCCCTGAAGCTGGTGGCCGATAAGCGTTAG
- a CDS encoding cupin domain-containing protein, translated as MKRPDCIRHWRELEGPDDATYPDSPERFSIGAPLGRGLRLNRLGIHHERLPPGRRTSYPHAESDEEEFIYVLEGYPEVWINGYLWKLEPGDSVGFPAGTGVCHTFLNNTEQEVRLLVVGEANKKYNRIYYPLNPGYAATRQDRWVDHPPQFFGPHDGKPRIK; from the coding sequence ATGAAACGACCTGATTGCATTCGCCACTGGCGCGAACTGGAAGGGCCCGACGATGCCACTTATCCCGACAGCCCGGAGCGTTTTTCCATTGGCGCGCCGCTGGGGCGCGGTTTGCGCCTCAACCGGCTGGGGATCCACCACGAGAGACTGCCGCCCGGGCGGCGCACCTCTTACCCGCACGCGGAGAGCGATGAGGAAGAGTTCATCTATGTGCTGGAGGGCTATCCGGAAGTGTGGATAAACGGCTATCTCTGGAAGCTGGAGCCGGGCGATAGCGTGGGTTTCCCCGCCGGCACCGGCGTTTGCCACACCTTTCTCAATAACACCGAGCAGGAGGTTCGTCTGTTGGTGGTGGGTGAGGCCAACAAAAAGTACAACCGAATTTACTACCCGCTCAATCCCGGCTATGCCGCTACGCGCCAGGATCGCTGGGTTGATCATCCGCCGCAGTTCTTTGGCCCACATGACGGCAAACCGCGGATAAAGTAA
- the zur gene encoding zinc uptake transcriptional repressor Zur, with protein MDKSPSQEMLAHAEKLCAQRGVRLTPQRLEVLRLMSLQQGAISAYDLLDLLREKEPQAKPPTVYRALEFLLEQGFVHKVESTNSYVLCHLFDQPTHSSAMFICDRCGVVKEEAAEGVEDIMHTLAARMGFALRHNVIEAHGLCASCVEVEACSTPGHCQHDHTIQLKKKAR; from the coding sequence ATGGATAAGTCCCCTTCGCAAGAGATGTTAGCGCATGCTGAAAAGCTGTGTGCGCAACGCGGCGTACGCCTGACCCCACAGCGTCTGGAAGTGTTGCGCCTGATGAGCCTGCAGCAAGGGGCAATCAGCGCCTACGACCTGCTGGATCTGCTGCGTGAGAAAGAGCCGCAGGCAAAGCCGCCGACGGTCTACCGCGCGCTGGAGTTTTTACTCGAGCAGGGTTTTGTCCACAAGGTGGAATCGACCAACAGCTATGTGCTGTGTCATCTCTTTGACCAGCCAACCCACAGCTCGGCCATGTTTATCTGCGACCGCTGCGGCGTGGTGAAGGAAGAGGCGGCTGAAGGGGTGGAAGATATCATGCATACGCTGGCGGCCAGAATGGGCTTCGCCCTGCGCCACAACGTGATTGAAGCTCATGGCCTTTGCGCGAGCTGCGTGGAAGTGGAAGCCTGCAGCACGCCGGGACACTGCCAGCACGATCATACGATTCAGCTCAAAAAGAAAGCCCGCTGA
- a CDS encoding CsbD family protein gives MNKDEIGGNWKQLKGKAKEQWGKLTDDDMTVIEGKRDQLVGKIQERYGYEKDQAEKEVSDWEHKNDYRW, from the coding sequence ATGAATAAAGACGAAATCGGCGGTAACTGGAAACAGTTGAAAGGTAAAGCCAAGGAACAGTGGGGCAAACTTACCGATGACGATATGACCGTAATCGAAGGGAAGCGCGACCAGCTGGTCGGCAAAATTCAGGAGCGTTACGGCTATGAGAAAGATCAGGCTGAGAAAGAAGTCTCAGACTGGGAGCATAAGAACGACTATCGCTGGTAG
- the dinF gene encoding MATE family efflux transporter DinF: protein MLLNAADKALWRLALPMIFSNITVPLLGLVDTAVIGHLDSPVYLGGVAVGATATSFLFMLLLFLRMSTTGLTAQAWGAKDPLRLARALVQPLALALGAGVLIILFRLPLINLALHIVGGSEAVLEQARRFLDIRWLSAPASLANLVLLGWLLGVQYARAPVILLVVGNLLNIVLDLWLVMGLRMNVQGAALATVTAEYATLIIGLMMAKRVLTLRGVSLAMLKNAWRGDMRRLLALNRDIMLRSLLLQLCFGALTVYGARLGSDIVAVNAVLMTMLTFTAYALDGFAYAVEAHSGQAYGARDGSQLLEVWRAACRQSGMVALAFALVYSLAGEYIIALLTSLPSLQQLADRYLIWQTILPVVGVWCYLLDGMFIGATRGAEMRNSMAVAAAGFAVTLLTVPALGNHGLWLALAVFLALRGLSLALIWRRHWRRGTWFS, encoded by the coding sequence ATGCTGCTCAACGCTGCCGATAAAGCGCTGTGGCGCCTTGCACTCCCCATGATTTTCTCCAATATCACCGTCCCGCTGCTGGGGCTGGTGGATACCGCGGTGATCGGCCACCTTGACAGCCCGGTATACCTTGGCGGCGTCGCGGTCGGAGCGACGGCCACCAGTTTCCTGTTTATGCTGCTGCTGTTTCTTCGCATGAGCACCACCGGGTTGACCGCTCAGGCCTGGGGGGCCAAAGATCCGCTGCGACTGGCGCGGGCGCTGGTGCAGCCGCTGGCTCTGGCGCTGGGCGCCGGGGTGTTGATTATCCTGTTTCGCCTGCCGTTGATTAACCTCGCCCTGCATATCGTCGGCGGCAGCGAGGCGGTTCTCGAGCAGGCGAGACGGTTTCTCGATATCCGCTGGCTCAGCGCTCCCGCGTCGCTGGCCAACCTTGTGCTGCTCGGCTGGCTGCTGGGGGTCCAGTATGCCCGGGCGCCGGTGATTTTGCTGGTGGTCGGTAATCTGTTGAATATTGTGCTCGACCTGTGGCTGGTGATGGGCCTGCGGATGAACGTCCAGGGGGCGGCGCTGGCCACGGTCACCGCGGAGTACGCCACTCTCATTATCGGCCTGATGATGGCGAAGCGGGTGCTAACGCTGCGCGGCGTGTCGCTGGCGATGCTGAAAAACGCCTGGCGCGGGGACATGCGCCGTCTGCTGGCGTTGAATCGCGACATCATGCTGCGCTCCCTGCTGCTGCAGCTGTGCTTTGGCGCGCTGACCGTCTACGGCGCCCGTCTGGGCAGCGATATCGTGGCGGTCAACGCCGTACTAATGACCATGCTGACCTTTACCGCCTACGCGCTGGATGGCTTTGCCTATGCCGTGGAGGCCCACTCCGGCCAGGCCTACGGCGCGCGCGACGGCAGCCAGCTGCTGGAGGTGTGGCGGGCGGCCTGCCGGCAGTCCGGTATGGTGGCGCTGGCGTTTGCCCTGGTTTACAGCCTGGCGGGGGAGTACATCATCGCGCTGTTAACCTCACTGCCTTCCCTGCAGCAGCTGGCCGATCGCTATCTGATCTGGCAGACCATCCTGCCGGTGGTCGGGGTCTGGTGCTATCTGCTGGACGGCATGTTTATCGGCGCGACGCGCGGCGCGGAGATGCGGAACAGTATGGCGGTCGCCGCGGCCGGCTTCGCCGTGACGCTGCTTACGGTCCCGGCGCTCGGCAATCACGGCCTGTGGCTGGCGCTGGCGGTGTTTCTCGCGCTGCGAGGCCTGTCGCTGGCGCTGATCTGGCGCCGCCACTGGCGACGCGGCACCTGGTTTAGTTAG
- the lexA gene encoding transcriptional repressor LexA: MKALTTRQQEVFDLIRDHISQTGMPPTRAEIAQRLGFRSPNAAEEHLKALARKGAIEIVSGASRGIRLLTEEEHGLPLIGRVAAGEPLLAQQHIEGHYQVDPSMFKPNADFLLRVSGMSMKDIGILDGDLLAVHKTQDVRNGQVVVARIDDEVTVKRLKKQGNVVELLPENSEFTPIVVDLRQQSFTIEGLAVGVIRNGEWL; encoded by the coding sequence ATGAAAGCGTTAACGACCAGGCAGCAAGAGGTGTTTGATCTCATTCGGGATCATATCAGCCAGACGGGCATGCCGCCGACGCGTGCGGAGATTGCTCAGCGCTTGGGGTTCCGTTCCCCAAACGCGGCGGAAGAACACCTGAAAGCGCTGGCGCGTAAAGGCGCAATCGAGATCGTCTCCGGCGCCTCGCGCGGTATCCGCCTGCTGACGGAAGAAGAGCACGGCCTGCCGCTGATCGGCCGCGTCGCCGCCGGTGAGCCGCTGCTGGCGCAGCAGCATATTGAAGGCCACTATCAGGTCGACCCGTCGATGTTCAAGCCCAACGCCGATTTTCTGCTGCGCGTCAGCGGGATGTCGATGAAAGACATCGGTATTCTGGATGGCGATCTGCTGGCGGTCCACAAAACCCAGGATGTGCGTAACGGCCAGGTGGTGGTAGCGCGCATTGACGATGAAGTGACGGTGAAGCGCCTGAAAAAGCAGGGCAACGTCGTCGAACTGTTGCCGGAAAACAGCGAATTTACCCCTATCGTTGTCGATCTGCGTCAGCAGAGTTTTACCATTGAGGGTCTGGCCGTTGGCGTGATCCGTAATGGAGAATGGCTGTAA
- a CDS encoding diacylglycerol kinase translates to MANNTTGLTRIIKAAGYSWKGFRAAWINEAAFRQEGVAAIVAVAIACWLDVDAITRVLLIGSVLLVMIVEILNSAIEAVVDRIGSDYHELSGRAKDMGSAAVLLAIIIALITWGTLLWSHYH, encoded by the coding sequence ATGGCCAATAATACCACCGGGTTAACCCGAATCATTAAGGCGGCAGGTTACTCCTGGAAAGGATTTCGCGCGGCGTGGATCAACGAGGCCGCGTTTCGTCAGGAAGGTGTCGCCGCCATCGTGGCCGTCGCGATAGCCTGCTGGCTGGACGTCGACGCCATCACCCGCGTATTGCTGATTGGCTCGGTCCTGCTAGTGATGATAGTCGAAATTCTCAACAGCGCGATTGAGGCGGTCGTGGACCGTATTGGCTCGGATTATCATGAGCTTTCAGGGCGCGCCAAAGACATGGGGTCGGCGGCGGTCCTGCTGGCGATAATCATCGCGCTGATCACCTGGGGAACGCTGCTGTGGAGCCATTATCACTAA
- the plsB gene encoding glycerol-3-phosphate 1-O-acyltransferase PlsB, whose protein sequence is MSGWQRIYYKLLNLPLRVLVKSKSIPAEPAQELGLDTSRPVMYVLPYNSKADLLTLRAQCLAHDLPDPLEPLEIDGALLPRYVFIHGGPRVFTYYTPKEESIKLFHDYLDLHRNHPDLDVQMVPVSVMFGRSPGREKGEVNPPLRMLNGIQKFFAVSWLGRDSFVRFSPSVSLRRMADEHGTDKIIAQKLARVARMHFARQRLAAVGPRLPARQDLFNKLLASKAIARAVEDEARSKKISHEKAQQNAIALMEEIAANFSYEMIRLTDRILGFTWNRLYQGINVHNAERVRQLAHDGHEIVYVPCHRSHMDYLLLSYVLYHQGLVPPHIAAGINLNFWPAGPIFRRLGAFFIRRTFKGNKLYSTVFREYLGELFSRGYSVEYFVEGGRSRTGRLLDPKTGTLSMTIQAMLRGGTRPITLVPIYIGYEHVMEVGTYAKELRGATKEKESLPQMVRGLSKLRNLGQGYVNFGEPLPLMTYLNHHVPEWREAIDPIEAVRPSWLTPTVNNIAADLMVRINNAGAANAMNLCCTALLASRQRSLTREQLTQQLECYLALLRNVPYSPDATAPSASASELIDHALQMNKFEVEKDTIGDIIILPREQAVLMTYYRNNIAHMLVMPSLLAALVTQHRHLSRAEVLRHVETLYPFLKAELFLRWEKAELAGVMDALIAEMLRQELIVIDGDVMSLNPSHSRSLQLLAAGARETLQRYAITFWLLSANPSINRSSLEKESRTVAQRLSVLHGINAPEFFDKAVFSTLVLTLRDEGYISDTGDAEPEETLKVYRMLADLITSDVRLTIESVTQDDA, encoded by the coding sequence ATGTCCGGCTGGCAACGAATTTACTATAAATTACTGAATTTACCATTACGGGTGCTGGTAAAAAGCAAGTCTATTCCGGCAGAGCCTGCTCAGGAATTAGGACTCGATACCTCGCGTCCGGTCATGTACGTCCTGCCCTATAACTCCAAGGCGGACCTGCTGACGCTGCGCGCCCAATGTCTGGCGCATGATTTACCTGACCCGCTTGAACCGCTGGAAATCGACGGCGCCCTGCTGCCGCGCTACGTATTCATCCACGGCGGGCCGCGCGTATTCACCTACTACACGCCAAAAGAAGAGTCCATCAAGCTGTTCCACGACTACCTCGATCTGCACCGCAACCATCCGGATCTCGATGTGCAAATGGTGCCGGTGTCGGTGATGTTCGGCCGCTCGCCGGGTCGTGAGAAAGGGGAAGTTAATCCGCCGCTGCGGATGCTTAACGGCATTCAGAAATTTTTCGCCGTCTCCTGGCTCGGCCGCGACAGCTTCGTGCGCTTCTCGCCTTCCGTATCGCTGCGCCGCATGGCGGATGAGCACGGTACCGATAAGATCATCGCCCAGAAACTGGCACGCGTCGCGCGGATGCATTTTGCCCGCCAGCGCCTGGCCGCCGTCGGCCCGCGTCTGCCGGCCCGCCAGGATCTGTTTAACAAGCTGCTGGCGTCGAAGGCCATTGCCCGGGCGGTGGAAGACGAAGCGCGCAGCAAGAAAATTTCCCACGAGAAGGCCCAGCAGAACGCGATTGCGCTGATGGAAGAGATTGCCGCGAACTTCTCTTACGAGATGATCCGCCTGACCGACCGCATTCTCGGCTTCACCTGGAACCGCCTGTACCAGGGCATCAACGTGCATAACGCCGAGCGCGTACGCCAGCTGGCGCACGATGGCCATGAGATTGTCTATGTCCCCTGCCACCGCAGCCACATGGACTATCTGCTGCTCTCTTACGTCCTGTACCACCAGGGGCTGGTGCCACCGCATATCGCGGCGGGTATCAACCTTAACTTCTGGCCAGCCGGGCCAATCTTCCGCCGCCTCGGCGCGTTCTTTATTCGCCGCACCTTTAAGGGCAATAAGCTCTACTCCACGGTGTTCCGCGAGTACCTTGGCGAACTGTTCAGCCGCGGCTATTCCGTAGAGTATTTCGTCGAAGGCGGCCGCTCCCGTACCGGCCGTCTGCTCGATCCGAAGACCGGTACGCTGTCGATGACCATCCAGGCGATGCTGCGCGGCGGCACCCGGCCGATCACCCTGGTGCCGATTTACATCGGCTACGAGCACGTGATGGAGGTAGGGACCTATGCCAAAGAGCTGCGCGGCGCCACCAAAGAGAAAGAGAGTCTGCCGCAGATGGTGCGCGGCTTAAGCAAGCTGCGCAATCTTGGCCAGGGCTACGTTAACTTCGGCGAACCGCTGCCGCTGATGACCTATCTGAACCACCATGTGCCGGAGTGGCGGGAAGCGATTGACCCGATCGAAGCGGTCCGCCCTTCCTGGCTGACGCCGACGGTGAATAACATCGCCGCTGACCTGATGGTACGCATCAACAACGCCGGCGCGGCCAACGCCATGAACCTCTGCTGTACGGCGCTGCTGGCCTCCCGCCAGCGTTCGCTGACCCGTGAGCAGCTCACCCAGCAGCTGGAGTGTTACCTCGCGCTGCTGCGCAATGTGCCCTATTCGCCGGATGCCACCGCGCCGTCCGCTTCGGCCAGCGAGCTTATCGACCACGCGCTGCAGATGAACAAGTTCGAAGTCGAGAAAGACACCATTGGCGACATCATCATTCTGCCGCGCGAGCAGGCGGTGCTGATGACCTACTATCGCAACAACATCGCCCATATGCTGGTGATGCCCTCGCTGTTAGCCGCCCTGGTGACTCAGCATCGTCATCTCAGCCGCGCCGAAGTGCTGCGCCATGTGGAAACGCTCTATCCGTTCCTCAAAGCCGAGCTGTTCCTGCGCTGGGAGAAAGCGGAGCTGGCCGGAGTGATGGATGCGCTGATTGCCGAGATGCTGCGTCAGGAGCTGATCGTCATCGATGGCGATGTGATGAGCCTCAACCCGTCGCACTCTCGCTCTCTGCAGCTGTTGGCCGCAGGCGCCCGCGAGACGCTGCAGCGCTACGCCATTACCTTCTGGCTGCTGAGCGCTAACCCGTCGATCAACCGCAGCTCGCTGGAGAAAGAGAGCCGTACCGTGGCTCAGCGCCTGTCGGTGCTGCATGGCATCAACGCGCCGGAGTTCTTCGATAAAGCGGTGTTCAGTACCCTGGTGTTGACCCTGCGCGATGAAGGCTATATCAGCGATACGGGCGATGCCGAGCCGGAAGAGACCCTGAAGGTCTATCGGATGCTGGCGGATTTGATTACGTCGGATGTACGTCTGACTATCGAAAGCGTCACGCAGGACGACGCGTAA
- the ubiA gene encoding 4-hydroxybenzoate octaprenyltransferase has translation MEWSLSQNKLLAFHRLMRTDKPIGALLLLWPTLWALWVASPGVPPLWILAVFVAGVWLMRAAGCVVNDYADRKFDGHVKRTARRPLPSGDVTEKEARTLFIVLVLLSFLLVLTLNTMTILLSVAALALAWVYPFMKRYTHLPQVVLGAAFGWSIPMAFSAVSESLPLSCWLMFLANILWAVAYDTQYAMVDRDDDVKIGIKSTAILFGENDRLIIGILQVAVLALMGAVGWLNGLCWEYYWSLFVAAGLFGWQQKLIFNRDRDNCFKAFMNNNYVGLVLFLGLAMSYL, from the coding sequence ATGGAGTGGAGTCTGTCGCAGAATAAGCTGTTGGCGTTTCATCGCCTGATGCGCACTGACAAACCGATCGGCGCCTTGCTGCTGCTGTGGCCGACGCTGTGGGCGCTGTGGGTGGCCTCGCCGGGCGTCCCGCCGCTGTGGATCCTGGCGGTATTCGTCGCCGGCGTCTGGCTGATGCGCGCCGCCGGCTGCGTGGTGAATGACTATGCCGATCGAAAATTTGATGGTCACGTAAAGCGTACCGCCCGCCGTCCGCTGCCGAGCGGCGACGTCACCGAGAAAGAGGCGCGAACGCTGTTTATCGTTCTGGTGCTGCTCTCCTTCCTGCTGGTGCTCACCCTCAACACCATGACGATTTTGCTGTCGGTGGCGGCGCTGGCGCTGGCGTGGGTCTATCCGTTTATGAAGCGCTACACCCATCTGCCGCAGGTGGTGCTGGGGGCGGCCTTTGGCTGGTCGATCCCAATGGCCTTCTCGGCCGTCAGCGAATCGCTGCCGCTGAGCTGCTGGCTGATGTTCCTCGCCAACATTCTGTGGGCGGTGGCCTACGATACCCAGTATGCGATGGTGGATCGCGATGACGACGTCAAGATCGGCATTAAATCGACGGCGATCCTGTTCGGCGAAAACGATCGTCTGATTATCGGTATCCTGCAGGTGGCCGTGCTGGCGCTGATGGGCGCGGTAGGCTGGCTGAACGGGCTGTGCTGGGAATACTACTGGTCGCTGTTCGTGGCGGCGGGTCTGTTTGGCTGGCAGCAGAAGCTTATCTTCAATCGCGACCGCGATAACTGCTTTAAAGCGTTTATGAACAATAACTACGTCGGGCTGGTGCTGTTCCTCGGCCTGGCGATGAGCTACCTGTAA
- the ubiC gene encoding chorismate lyase, with protein sequence MSHPALTRLRALRYFAVMPPLAPPLSDWLLLEDSMTQRFEQQGKQVTVTLVNEGYIGREALADEAALLPDEPRYWLREIILNADGEPWLAGRTVVPESTLCGPELALQQLGQTPLGRYLFTSSTLTRDFIEIGRDAALWGRRSRLRLSGKPLLLTELFLPASPLY encoded by the coding sequence ATGTCCCATCCTGCGCTTACGCGACTGCGTGCGCTGCGCTATTTTGCCGTTATGCCGCCCCTGGCGCCGCCCCTGAGTGACTGGCTGCTGCTGGAGGACTCAATGACCCAGCGTTTTGAGCAACAAGGAAAGCAGGTCACCGTCACCCTGGTTAACGAAGGGTATATCGGGCGTGAGGCGCTGGCTGACGAAGCGGCGCTGTTGCCCGACGAGCCGCGCTACTGGCTGCGGGAGATTATACTCAATGCCGATGGCGAGCCCTGGCTGGCCGGACGCACGGTGGTGCCGGAGTCGACGCTGTGTGGGCCGGAGCTGGCGCTACAGCAGCTCGGGCAGACCCCGCTGGGCCGATACCTGTTCACGTCGTCGACGTTAACCCGCGATTTTATTGAAATTGGTCGCGATGCAGCGCTGTGGGGGCGTCGTTCCCGTCTGCGGCTGAGTGGCAAACCCCTGCTGCTGACCGAGCTGTTTTTGCCTGCGTCGCCGTTGTACTAA
- the malM gene encoding maltose operon protein MalM: MKMKKTLVALCLSAGMLACVPGMSLADVNFVPQNTSAAPSIPASALQQLIWTPADQSKTQSVDLTTGGQRLDVPGIVGPVAAWSVPANIGELTLTLDSELNKHKQIFAPNVLILDQNMTPAAFFPSNYFTYQQPGVMTADRLGGVMRLTPALGQQKLYVLVFTTEKDLQQTTTLLDPAKAYAKGAGNAAPDIPDPIAKHTTDGVLKLKVKTNSTSSVLVGPLFGSSGPGPVTVGNTAAPVAAPAAAAAAAPAAKSEPMLSDTETYFNNGIKQAVKQGDIDKALKLMNEAERLGSKSARSTFISSVKGKG, translated from the coding sequence ATGAAAATGAAGAAAACTCTCGTCGCTCTGTGTTTATCCGCAGGGATGTTGGCATGCGTGCCGGGGATGAGCCTTGCCGATGTTAACTTTGTACCGCAGAACACCAGCGCCGCGCCGTCTATTCCAGCCAGCGCGCTGCAGCAACTGATCTGGACGCCTGCCGATCAATCGAAGACGCAGAGCGTAGATTTAACCACCGGCGGTCAACGCCTGGATGTTCCAGGGATCGTCGGACCGGTCGCCGCCTGGAGCGTGCCGGCCAATATCGGTGAGCTGACCCTGACCCTCGACAGCGAACTGAACAAACATAAGCAGATTTTTGCGCCGAACGTGCTGATTCTCGACCAGAACATGACGCCAGCGGCGTTCTTTCCCAGCAACTACTTTACCTATCAGCAGCCGGGCGTGATGACTGCCGATCGCCTGGGCGGTGTGATGCGCCTGACCCCGGCGCTGGGCCAGCAGAAGCTCTATGTGCTGGTGTTTACCACTGAAAAAGATCTCCAGCAGACCACCACCCTGCTGGATCCGGCGAAGGCCTATGCCAAAGGCGCAGGCAATGCGGCGCCGGACATCCCGGATCCGATCGCCAAACATACCACCGATGGCGTGCTGAAGCTGAAAGTGAAAACCAACAGCACCTCCAGCGTGCTGGTGGGGCCGCTGTTCGGCTCCTCCGGCCCGGGCCCGGTCACCGTCGGTAACACCGCGGCGCCGGTAGCCGCGCCAGCCGCCGCAGCCGCTGCGGCGCCGGCCGCCAAAAGCGAACCGATGCTCAGCGATACCGAGACCTACTTCAACAACGGTATTAAGCAGGCGGTGAAACAAGGTGACATCGACAAAGCCCTGAAATTGATGAACGAAGCTGAGCGCCTCGGCTCCAAATCCGCTCGTTCCACCTTTATCAGCAGTGTAAAAGGCAAGGGGTAA
- a CDS encoding maltoporin encodes MMITLRKLPLAVAVAAGVMSAQALAVDFHGYARSGIGWTGSGGEQQCFKATGAQSKYRLGNECETYAELKLGQELWKEGDKSFYFDTNVAYSVNQEDDWESTSPAFREANIQGKNLIDWLPGSTLWAGKRFYQRHDVHMIDFYYWDISGPGAGLENVDLGFGKLSLAATRNSESGGSYTFSSDDTKKYAAKTANDVFDIRLAGLETNPGGVLELGVDYGRANPQDDYRLEDGASKDGWMWTGEHTQSIWGGFNKFVVQYATDAMTSWNSGHSQGTSIDNNGSMIRVLDHGAMDFNDDWGLMYVAMYQDVDLDSKNGSTWYTVGVRPMYKWTPIMSTQLEIGYDNVKSQRTSENNNQYKITLAQQWQAGNSVWSRPAIRIFATYAKWDENWGYSNTSGLQTRDSSGSGAFTSSRGDDSEVTFGAQMEVWW; translated from the coding sequence ATGATGATTACTCTGCGCAAACTTCCACTGGCGGTCGCCGTCGCGGCAGGCGTTATGTCTGCTCAGGCGCTGGCTGTCGATTTCCATGGCTACGCGCGTTCCGGCATTGGCTGGACCGGCAGCGGCGGCGAGCAACAGTGCTTCAAAGCGACCGGCGCTCAAAGTAAATACCGTCTTGGTAACGAATGTGAAACCTATGCGGAACTGAAGCTGGGCCAGGAGTTGTGGAAGGAAGGAGATAAGAGTTTTTATTTCGATACTAACGTTGCCTATTCCGTGAATCAGGAAGATGACTGGGAAAGCACCTCTCCGGCGTTCCGTGAAGCCAACATCCAGGGTAAAAACCTGATCGACTGGCTGCCGGGCTCCACGCTGTGGGCGGGTAAACGCTTCTATCAGCGTCATGACGTTCACATGATCGACTTCTACTACTGGGATATCTCCGGCCCGGGTGCAGGTCTGGAAAACGTTGACCTTGGCTTCGGTAAGCTCTCTCTGGCCGCTACCCGTAACTCAGAAAGCGGCGGCTCTTATACTTTCTCCAGCGATGACACCAAGAAATATGCTGCGAAAACTGCCAACGACGTCTTTGACATCCGTCTGGCGGGCCTGGAAACCAACCCGGGCGGCGTGCTGGAGTTAGGCGTCGATTACGGCCGTGCGAACCCGCAGGATGACTATCGCCTGGAAGACGGCGCGTCGAAAGACGGCTGGATGTGGACCGGTGAACATACTCAGTCCATCTGGGGCGGCTTCAACAAGTTTGTGGTTCAGTACGCCACTGACGCAATGACCTCCTGGAACAGCGGCCACTCTCAGGGAACCAGCATCGATAACAACGGCAGCATGATCCGCGTTCTGGATCACGGCGCGATGGACTTCAACGATGACTGGGGCCTGATGTACGTTGCGATGTACCAGGACGTGGATCTGGACAGCAAAAACGGCTCCACCTGGTACACCGTGGGTGTTCGTCCGATGTACAAATGGACGCCGATCATGAGCACCCAGCTGGAAATCGGTTACGACAACGTGAAATCTCAGCGTACCAGCGAAAACAACAACCAGTACAAAATTACTCTGGCTCAACAGTGGCAGGCAGGCAACAGCGTCTGGTCTCGTCCGGCTATCCGTATCTTCGCAACCTACGCGAAGTGGGATGAAAACTGGGGCTACAGCAACACCTCTGGTCTGCAGACGAGAGACAGCAGCGGAAGCGGCGCTTTCACCTCCAGCCGCGGTGACGACAGCGAAGTTACCTTCGGTGCCCAGATGGAAGTGTGGTGGTAA